A window of the Thermus thermophilus HB8 genome harbors these coding sequences:
- a CDS encoding AbrB/MazE/SpoVT family DNA-binding domain-containing protein, whose protein sequence is MPYLVGPKGQVVIAKEIRERLGIRPGWRVIQRLVDDHVELYFLPPPHKASLKGLLRDKIRGTVSEEAWAEARERAWRASWSEEGEG, encoded by the coding sequence ATGCCCTACCTGGTAGGCCCCAAGGGGCAGGTGGTCATCGCCAAGGAGATCCGGGAGCGCCTGGGGATCCGCCCGGGCTGGCGGGTAATCCAGCGCCTGGTGGACGACCACGTGGAGCTCTACTTCCTTCCCCCACCCCATAAGGCCTCCCTCAAAGGCCTTCTCCGGGACAAGATCCGGGGCACCGTTTCCGAGGAAGCCTGGGCGGAGGCCAGGGAGAGGGCCTGGCGGGCCTCCTGGTCTGAAGAGGGGGAAGGTTGA
- a CDS encoding PIN domain-containing protein, protein MKALVDTSLLVRYLTGDPPHLAERAAQVLDGEETLGLTEVALVETAYVLESVYGVPRKEVVDALLALLQKENLKAVGGDKDLWMRALLLCRPSKRVSFGDALIWAAALASGVRRVYTLDARFPREEIQVGP, encoded by the coding sequence TTGAAGGCCCTGGTGGACACGAGCCTCCTGGTGCGCTACCTGACCGGGGACCCGCCCCACCTGGCGGAGCGAGCGGCCCAGGTCCTGGACGGGGAGGAGACCCTGGGCCTCACAGAGGTGGCCCTGGTGGAGACGGCCTACGTCTTGGAGTCGGTGTATGGGGTTCCCAGGAAGGAGGTGGTGGACGCCCTTTTGGCCCTCCTCCAGAAGGAGAACCTGAAGGCGGTGGGCGGGGACAAGGACCTCTGGATGCGGGCCCTCCTCCTCTGCCGCCCTTCAAAGAGGGTCTCCTTTGGGGATGCCCTGATCTGGGCGGCAGCCCTGGCCTCTGGGGTGAGGCGGGTCTACACCCTGGACGCCCGCTTTCCCCGGGAAGAGATCCAGGTCGGGCCGTAA
- a CDS encoding CAP domain-containing protein, translating into MARTKFGTLLLAFLVLSLSACNTLQSLLPQPKPFEAHVVGEGYQTVAPGETATYTLRLSFREGAGPVTLRVALADPCAKGTSYCPGWDSTRYPGVEHPRETLTLTPGTPEVSLAFQVASDALPQGPFKYEVVLTGQDASGKTVEEVVPLYLKILPPGERSGMEAWNFWRSYLGLSPVREDPEWSFWAWLHSRYMAMNYPNNLPHDEDLSQPFASPEGQQAGRKGNEWGYFSRRSGQPYWPPEESPINGWIAAPFHRFNMIAPRATNGGFGIYKDAGPVPGYGDGYGRSWANLPNLYGGTGSVPYLLFPAPDRELALERYQGRENPNPTAPCMNPDNSPKRPFLTQEGLTWDDGTGVVRTPIGLPLTLQTFPASPVDTEVLEGRLTRLSDGSLNPLCAYGSLQYWEERDSWREKALKILRGQGAVIAFPHEPLTPGAEYEAYLKVRLGSEVREFTWRFRVASQGNLRPLRVEPAHEFWEVR; encoded by the coding sequence ATGGCTAGAACCAAGTTCGGAACCCTCCTTCTGGCCTTCCTTGTCCTCTCCCTCTCTGCCTGCAACACCCTCCAGTCCCTCCTTCCCCAGCCCAAGCCCTTCGAGGCCCACGTGGTGGGGGAGGGCTACCAGACCGTGGCCCCTGGCGAAACGGCCACCTACACCCTGCGCCTCTCCTTCCGGGAGGGAGCGGGCCCCGTCACCTTGCGGGTGGCCCTCGCCGACCCCTGCGCCAAGGGCACCTCGTACTGCCCTGGCTGGGACAGCACCCGCTACCCCGGTGTGGAGCACCCGAGGGAAACCCTCACCCTGACCCCCGGTACCCCCGAGGTGTCCCTCGCCTTCCAGGTGGCCTCCGATGCCCTCCCTCAGGGCCCCTTCAAGTACGAGGTGGTGCTCACGGGGCAGGATGCCTCGGGGAAGACGGTGGAGGAGGTCGTCCCCCTCTACTTGAAGATCCTGCCCCCTGGCGAGCGCTCGGGCATGGAGGCCTGGAACTTCTGGCGGAGCTACCTGGGCCTTTCTCCCGTGCGAGAGGACCCCGAGTGGAGCTTCTGGGCCTGGCTCCACAGCCGCTACATGGCGATGAACTACCCCAACAACCTCCCCCACGATGAAGACCTCTCTCAGCCCTTCGCAAGCCCGGAAGGCCAGCAAGCGGGGAGGAAGGGGAACGAGTGGGGGTACTTCTCACGGAGGAGCGGGCAACCTTACTGGCCCCCTGAAGAGTCTCCCATAAACGGGTGGATCGCCGCGCCCTTCCACCGCTTCAACATGATCGCCCCAAGGGCGACCAACGGCGGCTTTGGGATCTACAAGGACGCGGGGCCCGTTCCAGGCTACGGGGACGGGTACGGCCGCTCCTGGGCCAACCTCCCCAACCTCTACGGGGGTACGGGGAGCGTCCCCTACCTTCTCTTCCCCGCTCCAGACCGGGAGCTCGCCCTGGAGCGCTACCAAGGTCGGGAGAACCCCAACCCCACCGCCCCCTGCATGAACCCAGACAACTCCCCCAAGCGCCCCTTCCTCACCCAGGAAGGCCTCACCTGGGACGATGGGACGGGCGTGGTGCGCACGCCCATCGGCCTCCCCCTCACCCTCCAGACCTTCCCCGCCTCCCCGGTGGATACCGAGGTACTGGAGGGGAGGCTCACCCGGCTCTCCGATGGGAGCCTGAACCCCTTGTGCGCCTACGGGAGCCTGCAGTACTGGGAAGAGCGGGACTCCTGGCGGGAGAAGGCCTTGAAGATCCTTCGTGGCCAAGGAGCCGTCATCGCCTTTCCCCACGAGCCCCTCACCCCCGGAGCGGAGTACGAGGCCTACCTCAAGGTGCGCCTGGGAAGCGAGGTGCGGGAGTTCACCTGGCGCTTCCGGGTGGCCTCCCAGGGGAACCTCAGGCCCCTCCGGGTGGAGCCCGCTCACGAGTTCTGGGAGGTCCGCTAA
- a CDS encoding CPBP family intramembrane glutamic endopeptidase yields the protein MRALYWTFGLSWSLALAAHLLGLRPQNPAYLAFAVLYMWVPGLVALAFARKEGVGLPLAFRPNRFWLFAWLFPVALTLLSLPLSLPFAPWKGLAWALPEGLPRIPEAALWALVLLQGLFAGATVNLLAALGEELFWRGYLWEKLRERGFWPASLEIGFYWGLWHAPLVLLFGHNYPDHRLLGVGMMVLFTLALTPALLYAREKGGSLWAPALLHGTLNAVAGLSLLAVERTHDLLVGVVGLPGLFLLALFNLWLRRRV from the coding sequence ATGCGGGCCCTCTACTGGACCTTTGGCCTCTCGTGGAGCCTTGCCCTGGCCGCTCACCTCCTCGGCCTCCGCCCGCAAAACCCCGCCTACCTCGCCTTCGCCGTCCTCTACATGTGGGTCCCGGGCCTCGTGGCCCTGGCCTTCGCCCGCAAGGAGGGGGTCGGGCTCCCCCTGGCCTTCCGGCCCAACCGCTTCTGGCTTTTCGCCTGGCTCTTCCCCGTGGCCCTCACCCTCCTCTCCCTCCCTCTAAGCCTCCCCTTCGCCCCCTGGAAGGGCCTGGCCTGGGCCCTGCCGGAGGGCCTGCCCCGGATCCCCGAGGCCGCCCTCTGGGCCCTCGTCCTCCTCCAGGGGCTTTTCGCCGGGGCCACGGTGAACCTCCTCGCCGCCTTGGGAGAGGAGCTCTTCTGGCGGGGCTACCTCTGGGAGAAGCTGAGGGAGCGGGGCTTCTGGCCCGCAAGCCTAGAGATCGGCTTCTACTGGGGGCTTTGGCACGCCCCCCTGGTCCTCCTCTTCGGCCACAACTACCCGGACCACCGCCTCCTGGGCGTGGGCATGATGGTCCTCTTCACCCTGGCCCTCACCCCCGCCCTCCTCTACGCCAGGGAGAAGGGGGGTTCCCTTTGGGCCCCCGCCCTCCTCCACGGCACCCTGAACGCCGTGGCCGGGCTCTCCCTCCTCGCGGTGGAGCGCACCCACGACCTTCTCGTGGGGGTGGTGGGGCTTCCCGGCCTCTTCCTCCTCGCCCTCTTCAACCTCTGGCTCAGAAGGCGGGTCTAA
- the rgy gene encoding reverse gyrase, with the protein MIPARYAAYCPNCGGEVESERLAAGLACARCQPDPAKPPLAGALARFFAQEEALADWARFFAAHVGAPPWPLQRAWAARVVQGRSFAMLAPTGIGKTTFGLLTALWLAREGRRSYLVFPTRLLVAQAAERLRALGAPFVAYTGKPKEKEALLEGERPIGLFTVAFLYKNHARLPRPVDFLFVDDVDSLLKSARNVDRVLELLGFTPEDLEKGLSLIRLRRKNPEEAERMAEGLRRKARGVLAVASATARPRSPRVHLFRELLGFEVGTPSFALRKVADLYEEAFGLSQEALWARGAEWARRLGGGGLLFLPGDLPKEAALDLARFLRAQGLRAKAYLEPEALEAFRRGEADHLVGFASWRNPLARGLDLPGRVRYALFLGVPKLRFALGEDLAPGELVRLGLALLPLLEDPGLKALVRSLARRPGLQEKEVAPLRQALLERLADPAFRARVAESPEVGLTFLGEKPVLVFADVTGYLQASGRTSRLTPAGLTQGLALLLAEDRKAFTALMRRLGYLLEAPPRPVAEVDLEALLKRVDEDRDRLARGERGGLALPERVVVVESPNKARTLAGFFGRPMRRYLPGLVVYEALSEEGYLVVTATRGHVTDLALRGGLYGVETAPAYRPRYHPLRACPEGSVPDPFCPDGRASRPDRDRALEALRSLALEAQDFLLATDPDTEGEKIAWDVLLALRAFGKEVARGEFHAVTPRAFLEALRRPREVKEDLVEAQMVRRIADRWIGFALSEDLQKLLRRRSLSAGRVQTPVLGWVIAREREARTRLPFTEVALRGLTLRFPGEVKAKTLLLEVLEEGEREQNPLPPYITDALLADASKEGFRVPEAMALAQDLFEAGLITYHRTDATRVAPEGMALARRLIEARFGPEHARPRPWGEGGAHEAIRPTRLLWPEDLEEAGLLAALPLSEAHGRLYSLIFRRFLASQMAPARVREKRLRACLGEACQELTLRVALLFPGFARVWPLGLDPDLEAGPYAVAPKTVRLPKAARYTEGELVAEMKRRGLGRPSTYAATVERLLERRYVVRRGPFLVPTRLGERVYALLTERPPLAPVARRFVGEAFTREVEAWMDRVEAGEDPVPLLRELHRATLALLEALEDEGHS; encoded by the coding sequence GTGATCCCGGCGCGCTACGCTGCCTACTGCCCGAACTGCGGCGGCGAGGTGGAAAGCGAGCGCCTCGCGGCGGGGCTCGCCTGCGCCCGCTGCCAGCCCGACCCCGCGAAGCCCCCCCTGGCTGGGGCGCTGGCCCGGTTTTTCGCCCAGGAGGAGGCCCTCGCCGACTGGGCCCGCTTCTTCGCGGCCCACGTGGGCGCCCCGCCCTGGCCGCTGCAGCGGGCCTGGGCCGCGCGGGTGGTGCAGGGGCGCTCCTTCGCGATGCTCGCCCCCACGGGGATCGGCAAGACCACCTTCGGCCTCCTCACCGCCCTCTGGCTTGCCAGGGAGGGGCGGCGGAGCTACCTCGTCTTCCCCACCCGCCTCCTCGTGGCCCAGGCGGCGGAACGGCTCCGGGCCCTGGGGGCCCCCTTCGTGGCCTACACCGGGAAGCCCAAGGAGAAGGAGGCCCTCCTCGAGGGCGAGCGCCCCATCGGCCTCTTCACCGTGGCCTTCCTCTACAAAAACCACGCCCGGCTCCCCCGGCCCGTGGACTTCCTCTTCGTGGACGACGTGGACAGCCTCCTTAAGTCGGCGCGGAACGTGGACCGGGTCCTGGAGCTTCTGGGCTTTACCCCTGAGGACCTGGAGAAGGGCCTCTCCCTCATCCGGCTCCGGAGGAAGAACCCCGAGGAGGCCGAGCGGATGGCCGAAGGGCTGAGGAGGAAGGCCCGGGGAGTCCTCGCCGTGGCGAGCGCCACCGCAAGGCCGCGCTCCCCGCGGGTCCACCTCTTCCGTGAGCTTTTGGGCTTTGAGGTGGGCACGCCGAGCTTCGCCCTGCGCAAGGTGGCGGACCTGTACGAGGAGGCCTTCGGGCTCTCCCAGGAGGCCCTCTGGGCCCGGGGGGCGGAGTGGGCGAGGCGGCTTGGAGGCGGGGGGCTCCTCTTCCTCCCCGGGGACCTGCCGAAGGAGGCCGCCCTGGACCTCGCCCGCTTCCTCCGGGCCCAGGGCCTTAGGGCCAAGGCCTACCTGGAGCCCGAGGCCCTCGAGGCCTTCCGGCGGGGCGAGGCGGACCACCTCGTGGGGTTCGCCTCCTGGCGCAACCCCCTGGCCCGGGGCCTGGACCTCCCCGGGCGCGTCCGCTACGCCCTCTTCCTCGGGGTGCCCAAGCTCCGCTTCGCCTTGGGGGAGGACCTCGCCCCCGGCGAGCTCGTGCGCCTGGGCCTCGCCCTCTTGCCCCTCCTGGAGGACCCGGGGCTCAAGGCCCTGGTCCGAAGCCTCGCGCGCAGGCCCGGGCTCCAGGAGAAGGAGGTCGCCCCCCTGCGCCAGGCCCTCCTGGAGCGGCTCGCCGACCCCGCCTTCCGCGCCCGCGTGGCGGAAAGCCCCGAGGTGGGGCTCACCTTCCTGGGGGAGAAGCCCGTCCTGGTCTTCGCCGACGTCACCGGCTACCTCCAGGCCTCGGGGCGGACGAGCCGCCTCACCCCGGCGGGGCTCACCCAGGGCCTCGCCCTCCTCCTCGCCGAGGACAGGAAGGCCTTCACCGCCCTCATGCGGCGGCTCGGCTACCTCCTGGAGGCGCCGCCCCGCCCCGTGGCCGAGGTGGACCTCGAGGCCCTCCTCAAGCGCGTGGACGAGGACCGGGACCGGCTCGCCCGGGGGGAGCGGGGCGGCCTCGCCCTGCCCGAGCGGGTGGTGGTGGTGGAGTCGCCCAACAAGGCCCGCACCCTGGCCGGGTTCTTCGGCCGGCCCATGCGCCGCTACCTCCCCGGCCTCGTGGTCTACGAGGCCCTCTCGGAGGAGGGGTACCTGGTGGTCACCGCCACCCGGGGCCACGTCACCGACCTCGCCCTCCGGGGCGGGCTCTACGGGGTGGAGACGGCCCCCGCCTACCGCCCCCGGTACCACCCCTTGCGGGCCTGCCCAGAGGGGAGCGTCCCGGACCCCTTCTGCCCGGACGGGAGGGCGAGCCGGCCCGACCGCGACCGGGCCCTCGAGGCCCTGAGGAGCCTGGCCCTGGAGGCCCAGGACTTCCTCCTCGCCACCGACCCCGACACCGAGGGAGAGAAGATCGCCTGGGACGTCCTCCTCGCCCTCCGCGCCTTCGGGAAGGAGGTGGCGCGGGGCGAGTTCCACGCCGTCACCCCCCGGGCCTTCCTCGAGGCCCTCAGGCGCCCCCGGGAGGTGAAGGAGGACCTGGTGGAGGCCCAGATGGTCCGCAGGATCGCCGACCGCTGGATCGGCTTCGCCCTCTCGGAGGACCTGCAAAAGCTTCTTAGGCGCCGGAGCCTCTCCGCCGGGCGCGTCCAGACCCCGGTCCTCGGCTGGGTGATCGCCCGGGAGCGGGAGGCCCGCACCCGCCTCCCCTTCACCGAGGTCGCCCTCCGGGGGCTCACCCTGCGCTTCCCCGGCGAGGTCAAGGCGAAGACCCTCCTCCTGGAGGTCCTGGAGGAGGGGGAGCGGGAGCAAAACCCCCTTCCCCCCTACATCACGGACGCCCTCCTCGCCGACGCCTCCAAGGAGGGGTTCCGCGTCCCGGAGGCCATGGCCTTGGCCCAGGACCTCTTTGAGGCGGGCCTCATCACCTACCACCGCACCGACGCTACCCGGGTGGCCCCGGAGGGCATGGCCCTGGCCCGGAGGCTCATTGAGGCCCGCTTCGGTCCGGAGCACGCCCGCCCCAGGCCCTGGGGGGAGGGCGGGGCCCACGAGGCCATCCGCCCCACCCGCCTCCTCTGGCCCGAGGACCTAGAGGAGGCGGGGCTCCTCGCGGCCCTCCCCCTTTCCGAGGCCCACGGGCGGCTTTACAGCCTGATCTTCCGCCGCTTCCTGGCGAGCCAGATGGCCCCCGCCCGGGTGCGGGAGAAGCGGCTTCGCGCCTGCCTCGGCGAGGCCTGCCAGGAGCTCACCCTGCGGGTGGCCCTCCTCTTCCCCGGCTTCGCCCGGGTCTGGCCCCTGGGGCTGGACCCCGACCTCGAGGCCGGCCCCTACGCCGTGGCGCCCAAGACGGTGCGGCTCCCCAAGGCGGCGCGCTACACCGAGGGGGAGCTCGTGGCGGAGATGAAGCGGCGGGGCCTCGGCCGCCCCAGCACCTACGCGGCCACCGTGGAGCGGCTCCTGGAGCGCCGCTACGTGGTCCGCCGCGGGCCCTTCCTCGTCCCCACGCGCCTCGGCGAAAGGGTCTACGCCCTCCTCACGGAAAGGCCCCCCCTCGCCCCCGTGGCCCGGCGCTTCGTCGGCGAGGCCTTCACCCGGGAAGTGGAGGCCTGGATGGACCGGGTGGAGGCGGGAGAAGATCCCGTGCCCCTCCTGCGGGAGCTCCACCGGGCCACCCTGGCCCTCCTCGAGGCCCTCGAGGACGAGGGGCACTCCTAG
- a CDS encoding response regulator has protein sequence MDGFLVKPAQALIVEDDRRVAALHRAFLEEEGLRVGGIAGTLREAWAFLEENPDLVLLDLYLPDGHGLELLPALEGVYTVVITAARDVPTVERALLGGAMDYLVKPFGRSRLREALARFRAFQNLKAKKEVSQADVDRLLGRRQAPKGLDPLTLGRVLALLQGGKPLTAEEVAEALGLSRVTAWRYLEALRREGRVRAEPRYGGTGRPSRAYRLEPH, from the coding sequence GTGGACGGTTTTCTGGTTAAGCCTGCCCAGGCCCTCATCGTAGAGGACGATCGGCGGGTGGCCGCCCTCCATCGGGCCTTTCTGGAAGAGGAGGGCCTAAGGGTGGGGGGAATTGCCGGAACCCTCCGGGAGGCCTGGGCCTTCCTGGAGGAAAACCCTGACCTGGTCCTTCTAGACCTCTACCTCCCCGACGGCCACGGGCTGGAGCTCCTCCCCGCCCTGGAAGGGGTCTACACCGTGGTCATCACCGCCGCCAGGGACGTGCCCACGGTGGAGCGGGCCCTCTTGGGCGGGGCCATGGACTACCTGGTGAAGCCCTTCGGGCGCTCCCGGCTCCGTGAGGCCCTGGCCCGCTTCCGCGCCTTCCAAAACCTCAAGGCCAAGAAGGAGGTTTCCCAGGCGGACGTGGACCGCCTCCTCGGGCGTAGGCAGGCCCCTAAGGGCCTGGACCCCTTGACCCTGGGGCGGGTCCTCGCCCTCTTGCAGGGGGGAAAGCCCCTCACGGCCGAGGAGGTGGCGGAGGCCTTGGGCCTTTCCCGGGTCACGGCCTGGCGCTACCTGGAGGCCCTCCGGCGGGAGGGGCGGGTGCGGGCCGAACCGCGGTATGGAGGGACGGGAAGGCCCTCCCGGGCCTACCGCCTGGAACCCCACTGA
- a CDS encoding sensor histidine kinase — MWPALADRLEEGEAYLPLPTGRPGRVRLLGFGDRRIALFQEQAELLRLAEELTQSRRHLELLRAQAHEFQNLLHVIGGLLELGQVEEALRLVQGELAAEKALESLLRGIEVPLVAALLLGKLRRARERGLGFRLEGRLPARYASIGESLASILGHLLENALEAAQSEVGLRFLEEEGLKVEVLDDGPGLPEGKETPFLPGASGRGTGRGYGLALARAQARALGGEVGYHRKGRWTVFWLSLPRPSS; from the coding sequence GTGTGGCCCGCCTTGGCGGACCGCCTCGAGGAGGGCGAGGCCTACCTGCCCCTGCCCACAGGCCGCCCGGGCCGGGTGCGGCTTCTGGGGTTTGGGGACCGGCGGATCGCCCTCTTCCAGGAGCAGGCCGAGCTCCTGCGCCTGGCGGAGGAGCTCACCCAAAGCCGGCGCCACCTGGAGCTCCTTAGGGCCCAGGCCCATGAGTTCCAAAACCTCCTCCATGTCATCGGCGGGCTCCTGGAACTCGGGCAGGTGGAAGAGGCCCTGCGCCTCGTGCAAGGAGAGCTCGCCGCCGAGAAGGCGCTGGAAAGCCTTCTCCGCGGAATAGAGGTGCCCTTGGTGGCCGCCCTTCTGCTCGGCAAGCTGCGCCGGGCCAGGGAGCGGGGCCTAGGCTTCCGCCTTGAAGGGAGGCTCCCCGCCCGCTACGCCTCCATAGGGGAGAGCCTGGCGAGCATCCTCGGCCACCTGCTGGAGAACGCCCTCGAGGCGGCCCAAAGCGAGGTGGGTCTCCGCTTCCTGGAGGAGGAAGGCCTTAAGGTGGAGGTTCTGGACGACGGGCCGGGCCTTCCCGAGGGAAAGGAGACCCCTTTCCTCCCCGGAGCGAGCGGCCGGGGCACGGGGCGGGGCTACGGCCTCGCCTTGGCCCGGGCGCAGGCGCGGGCCCTGGGGGGCGAGGTGGGCTACCATAGAAAGGGGAGGTGGACGGTTTTCTGGTTAAGCCTGCCCAGGCCCTCATCGTAG
- a CDS encoding ABC transporter ATP-binding protein — protein sequence MVRKALDGQEVVTASAETLRVEALEVRLGENLVLKEVDLAVEPGEIVALLGPSGSGKTTLLRAVAGLLRPTGGRILLGKEVFFDGKKGVFLPPERRNLGLVFQSYALWPQRTVYENVAYGLRLRKVPEKAVRERVLGLLDRLGLTGLERRYPGALSGGQQQRVSLARALAYDPKLLLLDEPLSNLDAKLRDQARVWLRETLKATGKAALFVTHDQGEAMAIADRIALLNEGRMEQVGTPEELYRNPKTLFVADFLGNPNVVEALVVGLEGSTARLELAGFPLRARAMGALVPGRLAKLVLRPEALRPAGVGEVNALEGALAHSLYLGSHYEHWVRVGDALLRFYSPLPLGEARVRLAVDPEAALAYPG from the coding sequence ATGGTTCGGAAAGCGCTTGACGGGCAGGAGGTTGTGACCGCTTCGGCGGAAACGCTAAGGGTGGAGGCCCTCGAGGTGCGCCTCGGGGAGAACCTCGTCCTCAAAGAGGTGGATCTGGCCGTAGAACCCGGGGAAATCGTGGCCCTCCTGGGGCCTTCGGGCTCGGGCAAGACCACCCTCCTCCGCGCGGTGGCGGGGCTTTTGCGGCCTACGGGGGGGAGGATCCTCCTCGGCAAAGAGGTGTTTTTTGACGGGAAAAAGGGGGTGTTCCTTCCCCCGGAGCGGCGCAATCTGGGCCTCGTCTTCCAGTCCTACGCCCTCTGGCCCCAACGCACCGTCTACGAGAACGTGGCCTACGGCCTGAGGCTCCGGAAGGTGCCGGAAAAAGCGGTGCGGGAACGGGTGCTCGGCCTTTTGGACCGCTTGGGGCTCACGGGGCTCGAGCGCCGCTACCCGGGGGCCCTCTCCGGGGGGCAGCAGCAGCGGGTTTCCTTGGCGCGGGCCCTGGCCTACGACCCAAAGCTTCTCCTTCTGGACGAACCCCTTTCCAACTTGGACGCCAAGCTCCGCGATCAGGCCCGGGTGTGGCTTAGGGAGACCCTAAAGGCCACGGGCAAGGCCGCCCTCTTCGTGACCCACGACCAAGGCGAGGCCATGGCCATCGCCGACCGGATCGCCCTCCTGAACGAGGGGCGGATGGAGCAGGTGGGCACCCCGGAGGAGCTTTACCGCAATCCGAAGACCCTCTTCGTGGCCGACTTCCTGGGCAACCCCAACGTGGTGGAGGCCCTGGTGGTGGGCCTCGAGGGATCCACGGCCCGCCTGGAGCTTGCGGGCTTCCCCTTGCGGGCCCGGGCCATGGGGGCTTTGGTCCCGGGAAGGCTGGCCAAGCTTGTCCTCCGCCCCGAGGCCCTGCGCCCTGCGGGCGTGGGGGAGGTGAACGCCTTGGAGGGAGCCCTCGCCCACAGCCTCTACCTGGGAAGCCACTACGAGCACTGGGTGCGCGTGGGAGACGCCCTGCTTCGCTTCTACAGCCCGCTTCCCCTGGGCGAGGCACGGGTGCGCCTCGCCGTGGATCCGGAGGCGGCCCTGGCCTACCCCGGGTAG
- a CDS encoding ABC transporter permease has translation MVRKAPLAPSVPWPLALLTGAVGLLVLAPIGILVYQSLLTAPFFAPAKRFALEAYRYVLHDPYFLEALKNSFLIGLGMVLIAVPLGSLFAFLVTKTDLPFARLFELLLLAPIFISAIILGIGFIVAFGPSGVVSGWVESLLGHVPWTIYTLPAIAVIAGLTHVPYVYLYVASTIQNVDASLEEAARVAGARPYQVALSVTLPLVRPALVYSGALMLLLGFELFGLPLVLGDAKGIMVVTTYLYRLTAITGTSAYHLMAAVSVLIVLIAFTLVLLQRYLVGRMEGRYVAIGARGYRTERLPLGRLRYVWAFALALYLLVAVVLPVLGVVFRSLVTSWGPGVDLREVFTVGHYADVFKLPNLSRAVTNTLWVAALGGLLALAFYLLIALGIQRGRGFGRVLDYLAGLPRAVPGLIMGLAFLWIFLFFKPIAPWRNTLFALVLAYTVVWMPYGVRLLTAALLQVGREVEEAARIAGASPVRAFLHGTLPLLKGGVLTAWFLLFIQFVREYSTGVYLMTAGTEVLGAQIVALWGTGAVDVIAALATLQVLIVSGVFVLANRLGVRPQGL, from the coding sequence ATGGTCCGGAAGGCCCCGCTTGCCCCCTCGGTTCCCTGGCCCCTCGCCCTCCTCACGGGGGCGGTGGGGCTTCTGGTCCTCGCCCCTATAGGGATCCTGGTCTACCAGAGCCTCCTCACCGCCCCCTTCTTCGCCCCGGCCAAGCGCTTCGCCCTCGAGGCCTACCGCTACGTCCTCCACGACCCTTACTTCCTCGAGGCCCTGAAAAACTCCTTTCTGATCGGCCTTGGCATGGTGCTGATCGCCGTACCCCTGGGGAGCCTCTTCGCCTTCCTCGTCACCAAGACCGACCTTCCCTTCGCCCGGCTCTTTGAGCTCTTGCTCCTCGCCCCCATCTTCATCTCCGCCATCATTCTGGGCATCGGGTTCATCGTGGCCTTTGGGCCTTCGGGAGTGGTTTCCGGCTGGGTGGAGTCCCTTCTTGGGCACGTCCCCTGGACCATCTACACCCTTCCCGCCATCGCCGTCATCGCCGGGCTTACCCACGTGCCCTACGTTTACCTCTACGTGGCCAGCACCATCCAGAACGTGGACGCCTCCCTGGAGGAGGCCGCCCGGGTGGCGGGGGCGAGGCCCTACCAGGTGGCCCTCTCCGTCACCCTCCCCCTCGTGCGCCCCGCCCTGGTCTACAGCGGGGCCCTCATGCTCCTTCTCGGCTTTGAGCTCTTCGGCCTCCCCCTGGTCCTGGGGGACGCCAAAGGGATCATGGTGGTCACCACCTACCTCTACCGCCTCACCGCCATCACCGGAACCTCCGCCTACCACCTCATGGCGGCGGTGAGCGTCCTCATCGTCCTCATCGCCTTCACCCTGGTCCTCCTGCAGCGCTACCTGGTGGGGCGGATGGAAGGGCGGTACGTGGCCATCGGAGCCCGGGGATACCGCACGGAAAGGCTTCCCCTGGGGCGGCTCCGGTACGTGTGGGCCTTCGCCCTCGCCCTCTACCTCCTGGTGGCGGTGGTGCTCCCCGTGCTCGGGGTGGTGTTCCGTAGCCTCGTCACCAGCTGGGGCCCGGGGGTGGACCTGCGGGAGGTCTTCACCGTGGGGCACTACGCCGATGTCTTTAAGCTCCCGAACCTGAGCCGGGCGGTGACCAACACCCTTTGGGTGGCCGCCCTCGGAGGCCTCCTGGCCCTGGCCTTTTACCTCCTCATCGCCCTGGGCATCCAGCGGGGCCGGGGTTTTGGGCGCGTCCTGGACTACTTGGCGGGCCTGCCCCGGGCGGTCCCCGGGCTCATCATGGGGCTCGCCTTCCTGTGGATTTTCCTCTTCTTCAAGCCCATCGCCCCCTGGCGCAACACCCTCTTTGCTCTCGTTCTGGCCTACACGGTGGTCTGGATGCCCTACGGGGTGAGGCTCCTCACGGCGGCCCTCCTCCAGGTAGGGCGGGAGGTGGAGGAGGCGGCCAGGATCGCGGGGGCCTCCCCCGTTAGGGCCTTCCTCCACGGTACCCTTCCCCTCCTCAAAGGCGGGGTCCTTACCGCTTGGTTCTTGCTCTTCATCCAGTTCGTCCGGGAGTACTCCACGGGGGTTTACCTGATGACGGCGGGCACCGAGGTCCTGGGGGCCCAGATCGTGGCCCTCTGGGGGACGGGAGCGGTGGACGTCATCGCCGCCCTCGCCACCCTGCAGGTTCTCATCGTCAGCGGCGTCTTTGTCCTGGCCAATCGGCTTGGGGTGAGGCCCCAAGGGCTTTGA